In Arachis stenosperma cultivar V10309 chromosome 1, arast.V10309.gnm1.PFL2, whole genome shotgun sequence, one DNA window encodes the following:
- the LOC130979393 gene encoding uncharacterized protein LOC130979393 isoform X2 — protein sequence MEVMFPPSFTLSSNSAPNWFLHFPDSSSNNFTFRTSPRVPLRSASRERSFVPPVHVQDESVERVITEPITNDHVLSRHSAVFKQNRLPPLVSALKASAELNTASFHFPGHNRGHAAPDSLIQLIGIRPYLHDLPELPELDNLFCPEGPILEAQTEASKLFGSSETWFLVGGTTCGIQAAILATCSPGDFLILPRNCHLSVISAMVLSGAVPKYIIPDYKNDWEIASGVTPFQVLKVIQELEREGKKPAAVFITSPTYHGICCSLSEISELCHSHKIPLIVDEAHGAHLGFHSELPNSALQQGADLTVQSTHKVLCSLTQSSMLHMSGSIVDKEKISRCLQTLQTTSPSYLLLASLDAARAQLSESLASVFNQAIKLANETKCLLKHIPGISVLENSSFPTFPGIDPLRLTVGFWELGLSGYEADEILYRDFRIVCELVGSKSITYAVNLGTCRDHVQRLILGIKHLAATYAHIHQPEETVVTGHAPFDDIVMRLIPRDAFFASKRKVSIKDCVGEISGDLVCPYPPGIPVLIPGEVITESAVDYLIRVRSNGGVISGASDPSLSSITVCNV from the exons ATGGAAGTGATGTTCCCACCCTCGTTCACTCTCTCTTCCAATTCTGCACCAAATTGGTTTCTTCATTTTCCC GATTCTTCTTCCAACAACTTCACTTTCAGAACTTCACCTAGGGTTCCACTTCGCTCTGCCTCTAGG GAAAGAAGCTTTGTACCACCAGTACATGTGCAAGATGAAAGCGTTGAAAGAGTGATTACTGAACCAATCACAAATGACCATGTTTTAAGTAGACATTCTGCAGTATTTAAGCAAAATCGCCTACCTCCACTAGTGAGTGCACTAAAAGCTTCAGCAGAACTAAACACTGCCAGTTTCCATTTTCCTGGCCATAACAGAGGGCATGCTGCTCCGGATTCATTGATTCAGCTCATTGGAATAAGACCATATCTTCATGATTTGCCTGAGCTTCCGGAGCTTGACAACCTCTTTTGTCCTGAGGGTCCCATATTAGAAGCACAAACAGAAGCTTCCAAACTGTTTGGATCATCAGAGACATGGTTTCTTGTTGGtggtactacttgtgggatccAAGCAGCAATATTGGCAACATGTTCACCGGGAGACTTTCTGATTCTTCCTAGGAATTGTCACTTATCAGTGATATCTGCTATGGTTTTATCTGGCGCAGTACCCAAGTACATAATTCCTGACTATAAGAATGATTGGGAGATCGCAAGTGGTGTCACCCCGTTTCAG GTATTGAAAGTAATCCAGGAACTAGAAAGGGAAGGTAAAAAACCAGCAGCAGTTTTCATCACTTCACCTACTTATCATGGTATCTGCTGCAGCTTGAGTGAGATTTCTGAGTTGTGTCATTCTCATAAAATTCCTTTGATAGTTGATGAAGCTCACGGTGCACACCTGGGTTTTCATTCTGAGCTGCCGAACTCAGCCCTCCAGCAAGGCGCCGATCTAACTGTACAGTCCACTCACAAAGTTCTGTGCTCTCTTACTCAGTCATCTATGTTACATATGTCTGGTAGCATTGTAGATAAGGAGAAAATTTCTAGATGTCTCCAAACTCTTCAGACCACAAGCCCTAGTTATTTGCTTTTGGCATCTCTAGACGCTGCTAGAGCTCAACTTAGTGAAAGCCTGGCCAGTGTTTTCAACCAAGCAATCAAACTAGCCAATGAAACTAAGTGCCTCCTAAAGCACATCCCGGGTATCTCAGTTCTTGAAAATTCAAGCTTTCCAACCTTTCCTGGAATTGATCCGTTACGGCTTACCGTTGGTTTTTGGGAGCTTGGTTTGTCAGGTTATGAGGCAGACGAGATCTTGTACAGGGATTTCAGAATTGTCTGTGAACTCGTTGGGAGTAAATCCATTACTTATGCGGTTAATCTCGGAACCTGTAGAGATCATGTCCAAAGGCTTATATTGGGCATAAAACATCTAGCTGCTACATATGCACACATTCATCAACCTGAAGAGACGGTGGTTACTGGTCATGCACCATTTGATGATATAGTCATGAGGTTGATACCAAGAGATGCCTTTTTTGCAAGCAAAAGGAAAGTATCAATAAAGGATTGTGTTGGTGAGATTTCTGGGGATCTTGTATGTCCGTACCCACCAGGCATACCGGTTTTGATCCCTGGCGAGGTCATTACTGAAAGCGCCGTTGACTATCTGATTCGAGTTAGGAGTAATGGTGGTGTTATTAGTGGAGCCTCTGATCCCTCACTTTCTTCTATAACTGTCTGCAATGTGTAA
- the LOC130979393 gene encoding uncharacterized protein LOC130979393 isoform X1 produces MEVMFPPSFTLSSNSAPNWFLHFPVTDSSSNNFTFRTSPRVPLRSASRERSFVPPVHVQDESVERVITEPITNDHVLSRHSAVFKQNRLPPLVSALKASAELNTASFHFPGHNRGHAAPDSLIQLIGIRPYLHDLPELPELDNLFCPEGPILEAQTEASKLFGSSETWFLVGGTTCGIQAAILATCSPGDFLILPRNCHLSVISAMVLSGAVPKYIIPDYKNDWEIASGVTPFQVLKVIQELEREGKKPAAVFITSPTYHGICCSLSEISELCHSHKIPLIVDEAHGAHLGFHSELPNSALQQGADLTVQSTHKVLCSLTQSSMLHMSGSIVDKEKISRCLQTLQTTSPSYLLLASLDAARAQLSESLASVFNQAIKLANETKCLLKHIPGISVLENSSFPTFPGIDPLRLTVGFWELGLSGYEADEILYRDFRIVCELVGSKSITYAVNLGTCRDHVQRLILGIKHLAATYAHIHQPEETVVTGHAPFDDIVMRLIPRDAFFASKRKVSIKDCVGEISGDLVCPYPPGIPVLIPGEVITESAVDYLIRVRSNGGVISGASDPSLSSITVCNV; encoded by the exons ATGGAAGTGATGTTCCCACCCTCGTTCACTCTCTCTTCCAATTCTGCACCAAATTGGTTTCTTCATTTTCCCGTAACA GATTCTTCTTCCAACAACTTCACTTTCAGAACTTCACCTAGGGTTCCACTTCGCTCTGCCTCTAGG GAAAGAAGCTTTGTACCACCAGTACATGTGCAAGATGAAAGCGTTGAAAGAGTGATTACTGAACCAATCACAAATGACCATGTTTTAAGTAGACATTCTGCAGTATTTAAGCAAAATCGCCTACCTCCACTAGTGAGTGCACTAAAAGCTTCAGCAGAACTAAACACTGCCAGTTTCCATTTTCCTGGCCATAACAGAGGGCATGCTGCTCCGGATTCATTGATTCAGCTCATTGGAATAAGACCATATCTTCATGATTTGCCTGAGCTTCCGGAGCTTGACAACCTCTTTTGTCCTGAGGGTCCCATATTAGAAGCACAAACAGAAGCTTCCAAACTGTTTGGATCATCAGAGACATGGTTTCTTGTTGGtggtactacttgtgggatccAAGCAGCAATATTGGCAACATGTTCACCGGGAGACTTTCTGATTCTTCCTAGGAATTGTCACTTATCAGTGATATCTGCTATGGTTTTATCTGGCGCAGTACCCAAGTACATAATTCCTGACTATAAGAATGATTGGGAGATCGCAAGTGGTGTCACCCCGTTTCAG GTATTGAAAGTAATCCAGGAACTAGAAAGGGAAGGTAAAAAACCAGCAGCAGTTTTCATCACTTCACCTACTTATCATGGTATCTGCTGCAGCTTGAGTGAGATTTCTGAGTTGTGTCATTCTCATAAAATTCCTTTGATAGTTGATGAAGCTCACGGTGCACACCTGGGTTTTCATTCTGAGCTGCCGAACTCAGCCCTCCAGCAAGGCGCCGATCTAACTGTACAGTCCACTCACAAAGTTCTGTGCTCTCTTACTCAGTCATCTATGTTACATATGTCTGGTAGCATTGTAGATAAGGAGAAAATTTCTAGATGTCTCCAAACTCTTCAGACCACAAGCCCTAGTTATTTGCTTTTGGCATCTCTAGACGCTGCTAGAGCTCAACTTAGTGAAAGCCTGGCCAGTGTTTTCAACCAAGCAATCAAACTAGCCAATGAAACTAAGTGCCTCCTAAAGCACATCCCGGGTATCTCAGTTCTTGAAAATTCAAGCTTTCCAACCTTTCCTGGAATTGATCCGTTACGGCTTACCGTTGGTTTTTGGGAGCTTGGTTTGTCAGGTTATGAGGCAGACGAGATCTTGTACAGGGATTTCAGAATTGTCTGTGAACTCGTTGGGAGTAAATCCATTACTTATGCGGTTAATCTCGGAACCTGTAGAGATCATGTCCAAAGGCTTATATTGGGCATAAAACATCTAGCTGCTACATATGCACACATTCATCAACCTGAAGAGACGGTGGTTACTGGTCATGCACCATTTGATGATATAGTCATGAGGTTGATACCAAGAGATGCCTTTTTTGCAAGCAAAAGGAAAGTATCAATAAAGGATTGTGTTGGTGAGATTTCTGGGGATCTTGTATGTCCGTACCCACCAGGCATACCGGTTTTGATCCCTGGCGAGGTCATTACTGAAAGCGCCGTTGACTATCTGATTCGAGTTAGGAGTAATGGTGGTGTTATTAGTGGAGCCTCTGATCCCTCACTTTCTTCTATAACTGTCTGCAATGTGTAA